Proteins encoded together in one Desulfosporosinus meridiei DSM 13257 window:
- a CDS encoding membrane protein — MGNYLAGLGFQEILIGGLGILAVGFILKKLFKLAISIAVVIVLVYYGLPVLQTVMTK; from the coding sequence ATGGGAAATTATTTAGCTGGGTTAGGGTTTCAAGAAATACTAATCGGAGGATTAGGAATCCTTGCTGTGGGTTTTATTTTGAAAAAGCTATTCAAATTGGCTATTAGTATAGCAGTAGTAATAGTACTTGTATATTATGGATTACCGGTACTCCAGACTGTCATGACTAAGTAG
- a CDS encoding DUF3786 domain-containing protein, translating to MSKLDNPLSIYKLLPKSNCKLCGAPTCLAFAAAVIKGDKRINECPHLEKEDIEELNGQIVRQMTPEEQLKQILVPLKEEILNVDFSAAVERLGAKFSGDKLTVKCLGKDFIVDSKGNFISDCHINVWVIVPLLNYIIHSAGKDLSGKWVTFRELSSDTVWISFFEKRFEEPLKQLIDSYPDLIEDLILIFNGKHVENSYSSDISLVLYPLPKVPLLICYKKPVEDLQSQLNIFFDMTADENLKIDSIYRLCVGLLVMFQKIALRHA from the coding sequence ATGTCGAAACTAGATAATCCACTAAGTATATACAAGTTACTTCCAAAGTCGAATTGCAAACTATGTGGAGCACCAACATGTTTGGCGTTTGCTGCTGCAGTAATTAAAGGTGATAAACGTATCAATGAATGCCCTCACCTGGAAAAAGAGGACATCGAAGAACTTAATGGTCAAATCGTTAGGCAAATGACTCCTGAAGAACAATTAAAACAAATACTTGTTCCTTTAAAAGAAGAGATATTAAATGTAGACTTTTCGGCTGCAGTCGAGCGCTTAGGAGCCAAGTTTTCAGGAGATAAGCTAACCGTTAAGTGTCTCGGCAAAGACTTCATCGTTGATTCCAAAGGTAATTTCATATCTGACTGCCATATCAATGTCTGGGTGATTGTCCCGTTACTTAATTATATTATTCACAGCGCCGGCAAAGATCTTTCCGGAAAATGGGTCACTTTTAGAGAACTTAGCAGTGACACTGTCTGGATTTCATTTTTTGAGAAAAGGTTTGAAGAGCCTTTAAAGCAGCTTATTGATAGCTATCCGGATCTTATTGAGGATTTAATCCTGATTTTTAATGGCAAGCACGTAGAAAACAGTTATTCCTCGGATATTTCTCTTGTTTTATACCCTCTGCCAAAAGTCCCCTTATTAATCTGCTATAAAAAGCCTGTTGAGGATCTACAATCTCAACTCAATATTTTCTTCGACATGACGGCAGATGAAAATCTCAAAATCGATTCCATCTATCGGCTCTGTGTTGGACTATTAGTGATGTTTCAAAAGATCGCTTTGAGACATGCTTAA
- a CDS encoding amidohydrolase family protein — translation MYISCSAEQSILEISNDGESLIAGYWSHERGMCSQPILLQWKDGKVESLKSVNHLEACPQTSLQWDQYFLIPGWIDAHVHLALDSLDFYQCLEKWSQPALIEDNIKVYLRRYLEKGIVAIRDGGDLPGFSWRAKNKVEEGIWSGPQVISVHEAVGRAGMYGRFLGRGFQNLTEWQEEQSGFFNQGIDQLKVIVTGLIKFDDFNRVGPTQWTVEELKEIVETAHARQALVMAHASGEEGISMAITAGVDSIEHGYYMTSRDLELMKEKSIAWVPTVAPIGNILKYPTNRYSRHELDTLKRILDTHLARIYEAYCLNVRLGVGTDAGAYQVPHGDSFYDEIEWLVQAGIPRLEVFGRATHENAQILGQPELGKLEIGTPMNQLQLVKNFN, via the coding sequence ATGTACATTTCTTGCAGTGCAGAACAAAGTATATTGGAGATTTCCAATGATGGGGAATCCCTCATTGCTGGGTATTGGAGCCATGAAAGGGGTATGTGCTCACAGCCAATTCTCTTGCAATGGAAGGATGGGAAAGTCGAATCATTGAAGTCAGTAAATCATTTAGAGGCTTGCCCTCAAACATCATTGCAATGGGATCAGTACTTTCTCATACCTGGATGGATCGATGCCCACGTTCATTTGGCCTTAGATAGCCTTGATTTTTATCAGTGTTTGGAAAAATGGAGTCAGCCAGCCTTGATAGAGGATAACATTAAAGTTTACCTACGGAGATACTTGGAGAAGGGAATTGTTGCCATTCGCGATGGAGGCGACTTGCCGGGATTTTCCTGGAGGGCTAAAAACAAGGTTGAAGAAGGAATCTGGTCTGGGCCCCAGGTGATATCTGTGCACGAGGCTGTAGGGCGTGCTGGAATGTACGGACGTTTCCTTGGCCGAGGTTTTCAGAATCTGACTGAGTGGCAAGAGGAGCAGAGTGGTTTTTTTAATCAAGGGATTGACCAACTTAAAGTAATCGTGACAGGCTTGATTAAGTTTGATGATTTTAATAGAGTCGGCCCAACTCAGTGGACAGTGGAGGAATTAAAAGAGATTGTTGAAACAGCCCATGCACGTCAAGCCCTTGTTATGGCTCATGCCAGTGGGGAAGAGGGGATTTCTATGGCCATAACTGCCGGAGTAGATTCCATCGAACACGGGTATTACATGACCTCTCGAGATCTTGAGTTAATGAAAGAAAAAAGTATAGCTTGGGTACCAACGGTTGCTCCCATAGGAAATATTTTAAAATATCCAACCAATCGATATTCCAGGCATGAACTTGATACCTTGAAACGTATTCTTGATACTCACCTAGCTAGGATTTACGAGGCCTATTGTTTAAACGTCCGCCTTGGTGTTGGCACTGACGCAGGTGCCTATCAAGTGCCGCATGGAGATAGCTTTTATGATGAAATTGAGTGGCTGGTTCAGGCTGGAATTCCGAGGTTAGAAGTCTTTGGCAGGGCTACCCATGAAAATGCCCAAATCCTAGGTCAACCCGAATTAGGGAAGTTAGAGATAGGTACCCCTATGAACCAATTACAATTGGTCAAGAACTTTAATTAA
- a CDS encoding pyridoxal phosphate-dependent aminotransferase — translation MISKKMQDQVKNSSVIRAMFEEGKRLADIYGAENVFDFSLGNPNVEPPEDVKKAILEVVNDSNSTGIHGYMNNSGYEDVRAAIANSINNKFGTAFTPKNIIMTVGAAGGLNVILKTLLNPKDEVITFAPFFGEYRNYVKNYDGELVVVSPNTLDFQPNLEEFKEKITANTKAVIINSPNNPTGVIYSEETIIKLSNILRDKQKELGTDIYIIADEPYRELAYDNAEVPYLSKYYENTIIGYSYSKSLSLPGERIGYLVISDQAADYENIVAAANIANRILGFVNAPALFQRVIAKCLDAKVDLEVYNKNRELLYKGLLSFGYECIKPEGAFYMFVKTPIENDVEFCSLANKKNILIVPGSAFGCPGYVRIAYCVAYKTIEKALPGFKALIEELK, via the coding sequence ATGATTTCTAAAAAAATGCAAGATCAAGTAAAAAATAGTTCTGTTATTCGGGCAATGTTTGAAGAAGGTAAAAGGTTAGCAGATATTTATGGCGCGGAAAATGTTTTTGATTTTAGCCTAGGGAACCCGAATGTGGAACCACCTGAGGATGTAAAAAAAGCAATCCTAGAGGTTGTAAATGATAGTAATTCCACAGGGATTCACGGATATATGAATAACTCTGGTTATGAAGATGTAAGAGCTGCAATTGCAAATTCCATCAATAATAAGTTTGGTACTGCTTTTACTCCCAAAAACATTATCATGACTGTTGGTGCAGCCGGGGGACTAAACGTTATTTTAAAGACCCTGCTTAATCCCAAGGATGAGGTTATTACCTTTGCTCCTTTTTTTGGAGAATACAGAAATTATGTTAAAAACTATGACGGCGAATTAGTGGTAGTTTCCCCTAATACCCTTGACTTCCAACCCAACCTAGAGGAATTCAAAGAGAAAATCACCGCAAATACTAAAGCTGTTATTATCAATTCTCCTAATAATCCTACCGGGGTTATCTATTCAGAAGAAACCATTATTAAGCTTTCCAATATACTTAGAGATAAACAAAAGGAATTAGGAACTGATATCTATATCATTGCTGATGAACCTTATCGAGAACTTGCTTATGATAATGCTGAAGTCCCCTATCTCTCAAAATATTATGAGAACACGATTATTGGCTACTCTTATAGTAAATCACTGTCTCTACCGGGAGAACGAATTGGCTATCTAGTTATTTCCGATCAAGCAGCTGATTACGAGAATATTGTTGCGGCAGCGAATATTGCAAATCGCATTTTAGGTTTTGTTAATGCTCCGGCACTATTCCAACGGGTCATTGCCAAGTGCTTAGACGCTAAGGTTGATCTTGAGGTGTACAATAAAAATCGTGAACTTCTCTATAAAGGTTTATTATCCTTTGGTTACGAATGCATTAAACCTGAGGGGGCATTTTACATGTTTGTCAAAACCCCCATTGAGAATGATGTTGAATTCTGTAGTTTGGCTAACAAGAAAAATATTCTCATTGTTCCCGGATCCGCCTTTGGCTGCCCGGGATATGTACGTATTGCTTATTGTGTTGCTTATAAAACCATCGAAAAGGCTTTACCTGGTTTTAAGGCTTTAATTGAAGAATTAAAATAG